Genomic segment of Truepera radiovictrix DSM 17093:
CGAGGTGGGGCCCGAAGACCTTGTAGGGGCTAAAGACGAGCATATCGGCGCCCCACGCGCGCACGTCCGGTAGGGCGTGCGGGGCGTAGTGTACGGCGTCGACCATGAGTCGCGCCCCGACCGCGTGCACCCGCTCGGCGATCGCCGGGAGGTCGGTGAGCGTGCCGAGCGCGTTGCTCGCCGCCGTGACGGCGACCAGCTTGGTCTTGGAACCGAGGAGCCCCTCCAGGTCACCCAGCTCGAGCCGCACCTGCGGTCCCACGGGCACCCACGTTTTCAGCACCGCGCCGCGCGCCGCGAGGCGCCGCCACGGGTCGATGTTGGCGTGGTGGTCTAAACCCGTGACGATCACCTCGTCCCCCGGCGCGAGGGTTTCACCGACGCTCTGCGCGAGCAGCGCGACGAGCGTCGTGGCGTTCGGGCCGAAGATAACGTTGTGCGGCGCCCCCCCGAGAAACTCGGCGACGCGGGCGCGCACTCCCTCCTTGGCCGCCGTGACCCGCCTCGAGGCGGCGTAGGCGCCCCCTTTGTTGACCTGCATGGTGCTCATCGCGTGGTGCAGCGCACCCAACACCGCCCGCGGCACCTGCGCGCCGGCGGCGTTGTCGAGCCACACCTCGCCGCTACTCAGCGCGGGAAACTGCGCGCGGATCCACTCGAGCGGGTAGGCCGCACCGGTCACGAGCGACCCCCAAACAGATAGCGCGTTTCAAAGAGTCGTGCAGCCACCGCGCACCTCCCCCTTAGCGCTCGGGCAGGCGAGCGCCGACAACCTCCCTAGCGGCCGGCCGGACGGAGACCCGGGCACGGCCCTCAGCC
This window contains:
- a CDS encoding cysteine desulfurase-like protein, with protein sequence MTGAAYPLEWIRAQFPALSSGEVWLDNAAGAQVPRAVLGALHHAMSTMQVNKGGAYAASRRVTAAKEGVRARVAEFLGGAPHNVIFGPNATTLVALLAQSVGETLAPGDEVIVTGLDHHANIDPWRRLAARGAVLKTWVPVGPQVRLELGDLEGLLGSKTKLVAVTAASNALGTLTDLPAIAERVHAVGARLMVDAVHYAPHALPDVRAWGADMLVFSPYKVFGPHLGVLYLSDAALGALPAPRLAFLPASEPIAWEPGTQSHEAIVAFGGVFRYLDEVAAQLGVAGSGRGAWAAVFARFAAHERALTTRLLAGLERLGAERYGLLGTSGRTATVAFNLPGRAPKEVAGHLAARGVGAAWGHFYAHELVMKHLGLAARGGAVRLSALHYTSFEEVDAALEALGALA